A genome region from Glycine max cultivar Williams 82 chromosome 5, Glycine_max_v4.0, whole genome shotgun sequence includes the following:
- the LOC100789725 gene encoding uncharacterized protein, producing the protein MALSATFMPPSSPKLNLYSKIRRPFYPHSVRLLKPVKIWASTTLDYSNVSTNDKSSPLKTSNWQWKFKDNFINIYYEEHVKESPEPPQNILMMPTISDVSMVEEWRLVAGDIVQRNGNTNWRATIVDWPGLGYSDRPKMDYNADVLEKFLVDFINSPNGPMKQPENDLIIFGGGHAATIVARAAKKGLVKPKAIAAVAPTWAGPLPIVFGRDSNMETRYGLLRGTLKAPAVGWMMYNMLVSNENAIQSQYKSHVYANPDNVTPGIVESRYALTKRKGARYLPAAFLTGQLDPVTSREEFLELFAALEGKTPVLVVSTKGSPKRSKAEMEALKGAKGVSKFVEVPGALLPQEEYPALVAEELYQFLQEYFGTVA; encoded by the exons ATGGCTCTCTCCGCAACATTTATGCCTCCTTCATCCCCAAAATTGAACCTTTATTCCAAAATTCGTAGACCCTTTTACCCTCACTCTGTCAGACTCCTTAAGCCCGTAAAGATTTGGGCTTCAACTACTCTGGATTATTCCAACGTCTCTACCAACGACAAATCCTCCCCTTTGAAG ACTAGCAATTGGCAATGGAAGTTCAAGGACaattttataaacatttattACGAGGAGCACGTAAAGGAGAGTCCGGAGCCTCCCCAAAATATCTTGATGATGCCAACCATTTCTGATGTTAGCATGGTCGAGGAATGGAGACTAGTGGCTGGAGACATTGTTCAACGTAATGGCAACACCAATTGGCGGGCAACTATTGTTGATTGGCCTGGCCTGGGTTATTCTGATCGGCCAAAGATGGATTACAACGCTGATGTCTTGGAAAAATTTCTGGTTGATTTCATCAATTCACCCAATGGACCAATGAAACAACCAG AAAATGATTTGATAATTTTTGGAGGAGGACACGCTGCAACTATAGTAGCCCGTGCTGCAAAAAAGGGTCTGGTGAAGCCCAAAGCTATAGCTGCTGTTGCACCAACTTGGGCTGGTCCACTCCCTATTGTGTTTGGTCGAGACTCCAATATGGAAACAAG GTATGGTCTTCTAAGAGGCACGTTAAAGGCCCCTGCTGTTGGCTGGATGATGTATAACATGCTTGTGAGCAACGAGAACGCAATCCAGTCACAGTACAAATCCCATGTATATGCCAACCCTGACAATGTGACTCCAGGAATTGTGGAAAGCAGATATGCATTGACCAAAAGAAAGGGAGCACGTTACTTGCCTGCCGCGTTCCTGACTGGTCAATTAGATCCTGTTACATCTCGCGAGGAGTTCCTTGAGCTCTTCGCGGCTTTGGAGGGAAAGACACCTGTGCTGGTTGTATCAACCAAAGGATCTCCCAAGAGGTCTAAGGCTGAGATGGAAGCTCTCAAGGGAGCTAAAGGGGTTAGCAAGTTTGTGGAAGTGCCAGGTGCTCTTCTTCCCCAAGAGGAGTATCCTGCTTTGGTGGCAGAAGAGCTTTATCAGTTCTTGCAAGAATATTTTGGCACTGTTGCTTAG